A segment of the Nitrospina gracilis 3/211 genome:
GTCATCGTCAATTCCGGCGGCAACGACCAGCCGCTGGAACAGTTCCGGCCGCTGGGCGCGTTTTACCTGAATTACACCCAGCCCGGTGCCATCACCATCGAAGTGGACGACCCGCATTTCGACGGCATGCCCGAACGCAAGTACCACGTCGCGGCCATCCGCCAGGTCATTGACCTGCTCCTGGAACATGCTCGCCCCGGAACCACCATTTCTTTCAATGACCTGCCTTCCATCCCCAAATCCTGATTGCTTTTGCCTCCTCGCAGGGTGATACAATCGAAGAAAGCAACAGAAGGGGGAACACACGCCCAATCGGGCGTATCATCCCACACTCATCCGGAGATTTCGACATGTACGGAATCAACACATCGACACGGTATTTCTTAAGCACCTTGTTTTTGGCGGGACTTTTGTTGTTGGGGTTCGCGTCTTCCGCTTCGGCCGAAATGGGCAAACACCGCACCCCCGACGGCAAGCTGAAGGTGCTGTACCACATCGACGGCAACGACGTGGCGGTCGCCAAGTACGCCATGGCACTCGTCAAGAAACACATCGAGGCGGAAGGCGGGATGGACAAGATCGACATCAAGGTCGTCGTGCACGGCCCGGCGTTGATGCTGTTCGACCGCGACGACGTCGATCCCGAATTGAAGTCGAAACTGAAATCGGTGATGGACATGGGCGTGGAGCCGGAGATGTGCCAGGTGTCGATGAAGCTGTTCGGCCGGCCTTTGGACAGGCTTGTGGCCGGATTCATTCCCACCGAGCACCCGGTGGCGGTGAAACGCATCGCCGACCTGCAGGAGCAGGGGTATCTCTACATCAAACCCTGACCTTTATATCTAAAATCCATCCGAATTCCCTTTTCAATCCTCTCCTGTAACGGGGGAGGATTGAAAAGGGTTGCCCATGATCCTTCCCTTTTTATTTTTCTGAAAAGCCAAAACAAAAAAAGGCTGCGTGCTGGATGCCGCGAGTGGGTCCGTCTATGATTACTTTCCTGCCAGGCCGGGAGTCGGATAGTCGGTGAGCTTGCTGAAAAGCAGGGCCTGTGTTTCTCGGTCGAGGCGTCCGGTTACCTCCAGCCGGTGGGCCTGTTGAAAACGCTCGACGGCTTTTTCCGTCAGCGGACCGAACTGCGGCGCGTTGGGCTTGTCGAAAAAGCCCAGTGTTTTGAGTTGCGCCTGCAACCACAGCACCGCCTCGCCTTCGTCGTTGCGGCCGAGCGACTCCGGAAGGTTCTCAAAATTTTTCCAAACGATCTCCGCCTTGCGGTCCCAGACGGGATCGATGAGTGCCAGCGGAATCTGCAACAGTCCCTTCGCACCGAACAGGCCGATGTTGCCGATGCGTCCCAGGTAGGTCAGGTGGTGCCGTCCGGTGGTTTCGCCCAAGTCGATTGTGATGAGCGCCGGGTAGTTCAGCGCGGTCAGCCGTTCCAGGTTTGCGTTTAAAGAAAGCGTCTGCAGGTTGTTCCCCGATTGCAGGTTCTGCCAGCCCGTCTGTCTTAATTCGGCAATGGTTTCCAGCGTGATGCCCCAGGTTTTCAGCATCCATCGTTGCGCGTAGGCCTCGCTTTCCTCGCCCGTCATGGTGGAAAAATAACCGTGAAGCTGACCCGCATGCACCACCCGGTACGCGCCGGAAGGTGTCACCAGCGGCGGCCCGGCGGGAGCGTGCAGGGAAGCGGAGGGCGGTTGTATCGATTCCAGTTTGCCCGCCCGCCGGGGATTCATCAGGTTGTGCTGGATCACGGGGTCGAGGTCGACGCCCCACGCCGGGCGCCAGTCCACCTGGTCACGCACGGCGTAAAACAATCCGGTTCCGGCAACGAGGGCGAGCAGGATCAACCCCAGGACCGCCTTCACGCATTTGAGCAGGAACGACGGTTCGCGGTCCAGTCCGCCAAGGTCGTCCGCCGCCTGCCTTATGAATTTCCCGGAAATCTTTTTCGTGCCCTCGTTGTGGGCGAGGGTCAGGGCGCGGTCCATCAGCGCGTTGATCATACGTGGCACGCCCTTGGAAAAACGGTACACGTTGTCAAAAGCGCGGTCGTCGATCAGCACCTTGCCCTTGCCGCCCGCGCGTTGCAGGCGATAGCGGATGTAGCCCCGCGTCTCTTCACGGTTGAACGGGGTCCACACGCGTTGCAGGGCGATGCGTTGGCGTACTGACTTCCATTCGGCTTTCGATAAAAAGCGGTCGAGTGCGGGTTGGCCAAGCAAAATGAACTGGATCAGTTTGTCCGTTTCTGTTTCCAGGTTCGACAGCAGCCGGATCTCCTCCCATACCGGGGCCGAAAGGTTCTGCGCCTCGTCGATCAAAATCGCCGTCCGCCGTCCGGCCCGGTACTCGGCCAGTAAAAACTGCGACAATTCACGAACCAGCTCCTTTTTGCTGGTGGAATCGGCGGGCAGGCCAAACTGCTGGTTGAGCGATTGCAGAAGCTCGATGCCGTCCTCCGCCGGAATGTGGATGCAGGCGAAGCGATAGGGGCCTTTCAGGTTTTTAAGAAAACTTTTGCACAGCGTGGTTTTGCCCGTGCCGGGTTCGCCGGTGATTTTCAAAAACCCCTTGCCTTCTTCAAGACCCATCAAGAGCGCCGCCAGCATGTCCTTGTGGCGGTGCGGCAGGTAGAGGTAATCCGGGTTGGGGGTCAGGTCGAACGGCTTCTCGGTGAAACCGAAAAACTCCGGGTACATTTGACGCCGGCGGGGGCGTGGAGCCGCGGGCGCGGTTTGAGACTCGCCTTCGGCGTAACCGGAATCCGGCGCGCCCTGTGTTTCGGAATTCATTTTGCCTGAAGACAGTGCGTCCAGCAGTTGGTATGAATCCAGCTCGTGCGGTTGGCCCATGTCTGCGCTTTTGAAAGGACCTGGCCGGCGGGCGGTCAAGGTCGGGATGCCGCCGCCGTCAACCAGTTAAGTTAAAATAAATCAATTAATTATGGTCAAATCGGCGCGAAGAAAATTATAATGCATTACTATACAAAGGTTTAGGGTTTGTGTAAACCGAAAAAGAATTTTAACTGATTGATTTTTAAAGATTTTCTGTTTTTGGGGGATTGGGTTCAGGGGGGAGGGCTGAATCCGGCAAGCTCCGGGGTTGCGCGGCAATGGAAACTTGCGGCACACTTGGGAGTGGAACCACACCACCCTGAACCTTGTCATGGACCGATGTGCCGTGAGTGCTTCATTCCTGAAATGCCCCATCTGCAAAAAGAGAACGGAGAAGGAGGGCAATGCGTTTTTTCCGTTCTGTTCCGAGCGTTGCCGGCTGGCCGACCTGGGTAAGTGGCTGGACGGTGCCTACGCCATACCGGACACACAAACCCCGCCTTCGCCGGAAGAACCGGAGTCCGAAAACAATTATTGAAGCGGGTTGAGGAGGGGTCGGGACGTGTGGAACGGTCCTTGCCCAAACGGAGCTTCTCCGACCGGGCTATGTCTAACCGGGCTGTGCCCGGTCAGGACTGAATGT
Coding sequences within it:
- a CDS encoding DsrE family protein, with translation MYGINTSTRYFLSTLFLAGLLLLGFASSASAEMGKHRTPDGKLKVLYHIDGNDVAVAKYAMALVKKHIEAEGGMDKIDIKVVVHGPALMLFDRDDVDPELKSKLKSVMDMGVEPEMCQVSMKLFGRPLDRLVAGFIPTEHPVAVKRIADLQEQGYLYIKP
- a CDS encoding ExeA family protein, yielding MGQPHELDSYQLLDALSSGKMNSETQGAPDSGYAEGESQTAPAAPRPRRRQMYPEFFGFTEKPFDLTPNPDYLYLPHRHKDMLAALLMGLEEGKGFLKITGEPGTGKTTLCKSFLKNLKGPYRFACIHIPAEDGIELLQSLNQQFGLPADSTSKKELVRELSQFLLAEYRAGRRTAILIDEAQNLSAPVWEEIRLLSNLETETDKLIQFILLGQPALDRFLSKAEWKSVRQRIALQRVWTPFNREETRGYIRYRLQRAGGKGKVLIDDRAFDNVYRFSKGVPRMINALMDRALTLAHNEGTKKISGKFIRQAADDLGGLDREPSFLLKCVKAVLGLILLALVAGTGLFYAVRDQVDWRPAWGVDLDPVIQHNLMNPRRAGKLESIQPPSASLHAPAGPPLVTPSGAYRVVHAGQLHGYFSTMTGEESEAYAQRWMLKTWGITLETIAELRQTGWQNLQSGNNLQTLSLNANLERLTALNYPALITIDLGETTGRHHLTYLGRIGNIGLFGAKGLLQIPLALIDPVWDRKAEIVWKNFENLPESLGRNDEGEAVLWLQAQLKTLGFFDKPNAPQFGPLTEKAVERFQQAHRLEVTGRLDRETQALLFSKLTDYPTPGLAGK
- a CDS encoding DNA gyrase inhibitor YacG, producing the protein MSASFLKCPICKKRTEKEGNAFFPFCSERCRLADLGKWLDGAYAIPDTQTPPSPEEPESENNY